One genomic region from Diabrotica undecimpunctata isolate CICGRU chromosome 9, icDiaUnde3, whole genome shotgun sequence encodes:
- the LOC140450682 gene encoding baculoviral IAP repeat-containing protein 8-like, which yields MITAHLLYPVIIKRLSSFDEWMPSHPIKPIVLAVAGFYYTGVNDKVLCAFCGVVYNKWLADDIPLDKHKHDCCFLIAYKQAQKLWTVEERLKTFTNRNISAKKHAEAGFFYENGKTYYITNKDITLMSVRLTTFHDNGSPTPLRAYSEIRAAACNFIHTGPFKRTITTDLCIIIDIFKNVEDPEVNANVETQDTEVNREANQRIICKICLSREINTVALPCGHATSCLDCSRLLNNICCLCRTPVECTPRLYI from the coding sequence ATGATAACCGCACATCTACTGTACCCTGTAATCATCAAGCGCTTGAGCTCTTTTGACGAATGGATGCCCAGCCACCCCATCAAACCGATAGTACTAGCTGTTGCAGGTTTCTATTATACAGGTGTAAATGATAAAGTCTTATGTGCTTTTTGCGGTGTTGTTTATAATAAATGGCTTGCAGATGACATACCGTTAGATAAACACAAACACGATTGTTGTTTTCTGATTGCCTATAAACAAGCTCAAAAACTGTGGACAGTCGAAGAACGTCTAAAAACATTTACAAATCGGAATATTTCTGCTAAAAAACACGCAGAAGCtggttttttttatgaaaatggtAAGACTTATTATATAACGAATAAAGACATTACTTTGATGAGTGTTCGATTAACAACATTTCACGACAACGGTTCGCCTACTCCTCTACGTGCTTATAGTGAAATCAGAGCAGCTGCATGCAATTTTATACATACAGGCCCATTTAAACGAACTATAACTACGGATCTTTGTATTATCATTGATATCTTCAAAAATGTGGAAGACCCTGAGGTAAACGCAAATGTGGAAACACAAGACACTGAGGTAAACAGAGAGGCGAATCAACGTATTatatgtaaaatttgtttaagtaGGGAAATTAACACAGTCGCACTACCTTGTGGACATGCCACATCTTGTCTAGACTGTTCTCGTTTACTTAACAACATCTGTTGTCTATGTAGAACACCCGTAGAATGCACACCAAgactttatatataa
- the LOC140450681 gene encoding uncharacterized protein: MACTVTLLNRRYVRKFDAYLHTYSCTTQRTNNATEDLLTTLNSCLEDVKIKSNYVIGDKIRIIASNPRFNQSLSTAASTSTTFGSLLDLIENVLTSDESVDIHETTFDIQVLKLPRGCGRTTTLNLARNRHTKRSITVIRNSDNLCALRAIVVALTYHTTNILNHSLTSRQIANIRQGRQLQGVLARKLCEILDIDAAVGCSLKDIQRAEQLLDVQIKIVCVENFNSVIYAGPPKPTLLCLYKLKDHYDVINNMAGFYGCVYYCHKCDTCYQNKHKHRCKKSVICDVCNQPVHKEQHKIYCNNCNRYCFNEECLQNHQDRMYELCPVGGNLHTYVLHAEKARQRGYLLCAMHVQQTFCTDPCACNGLTDVFVRKCTYTEKYLFFDYETMLVDGVHVPILIIAHDFDGNKFVFKDNNEFCQWFISEKHRAYTAIGHNAKGYDSYFILKYCVNNTIKPYTIYSGSKLMLLTIPHLALKIIDSSNFVCGPLAGFPKTFGLTELKKGYFPHYFNKLENHSYIGPLPDTSYYSPNTMKPSQRETFLKWHAERVQEAYVFDFQKELHAYCDSDVDILRRGCLELRKEFLTIANIDCFQYVTIASTCLAIYRSKYLPRNQIAVVEKEHKDVYSSAAVSWLSQFPGVQHALNGGEVTICGAKVDGYCKESNTVYQFHGCFWHGHPSCFSSDIVHPVNNETMGDLYEHTLRRTQQLKDAGYKVVEIWECQCAAVPTHIPKPLNPRDAFYGGRTNATKLLVYGKKLRYIDVVSLYQTFQYYDAYPVGHPLKIYNPVAYDFSWFGLIQCTVLPPRRLYHPVLPLRTTKLLFPLCKQCIEDMPDTCLHTDSQRMFSGTWTTLEMKKALEKGYQITSISEVWHFEQTTRELFKGYVKDFMKIKLESSPHTCTSNDEYALTVKTQMGIDLDLSKISVNPGRREVAKLCLNSLWGKFGQRVNLSQTEYITNCKRWYEILLDDTLDITNCLFFDNDMAQVTFCVKEQFVEKSKDTNVFIAAFTTANARLRLYNMLEKLDEAVVYFDTDSVVYIDDGLNTVETGELLGDWSDELPVDDYIIEFFSTGPKSYTFKTKLGREVTKIKGFTLNYENSLYLNRDVLVDIITEKLDNTVLYYDQICRDVHTKNIVTTERVSKTFRMDYNKRRPLPENNRIIDTLPRGF, from the exons ATGGCTTGTACTGTAACACTTTTGAATCGCCGATATGTACGAAAGTTTGACGCGTATTTACATACATACTCTTGCACCACACAACGCACAAACAATGCTACAGAGGACTTGCTCACTACATTAAATAGTTGTTTAGaagatgtaaaaataaaatcaaactaTGTAATAGGTGATAAAATTAGAATTATTGCTAGTAACCCGCGCTTTAATCAGTCCCTTTCAACAGCAGCGTCTACTTCTACCACATTTGGTAGTTTATTAGATCTAATTGAAAACGTCTTGACATCTGACGAGTCGGTCGATATTCACGAAACAACGTTTGACATACAAGTGCTGAAATTACCTAGAGGCTGTGGTCGTACCACTACCTTAAATTTAGCGAGAAACCGTCACACCAAGCGAAGTATAACTGTAATTCGTAACAGTGATAATTTGTGCGCCTTAAGAGCCATAGTCGTTGCTCTAacataccatacaacaaacatcTTAAACCACTCTTTAACATCTAGACAAATAGCAAACATACGCCAAGGTCGTCAACTTCAAGGAGTGCTAGCTCGTAAACTATGTGAAATTTTGGACATAGATGCAGCTGTTGGTTGTTCTCTGAAGGATATTCAGCGAGCTGAACAACTGCTTGATgtacaaattaaaattgtttgtgtAGAGAACTTCAATTCGGTTATTTATGCAGGACCGCCCAAACCCACACTATTATGCCTGTATAAACTAAAAGACCATTATGATGTCATTAATAATATGGCTGGTTTTTATGGGTGTGTGTATTATTGTCATAAATGCGACACATGTTAccaaaacaaacataaacatcGTTGTAAAAAGTCTGTAATATGCGATGTGTGTAATCAGCCCGTGCATAAAGAACAACACAAAATTTATTGTAACAACTGTAATAGATACTGTTTTAATGAGGAGTGTTTGCAGAATCATCAGGAT CGTATGTACGAACTGTGCCCTGTGGGTGGAAACCTCCACACATACGTGTTACATGCAGAGAAAGCTCGCCAAAGGGGGTATTTGCTCTGTGCCATGCACGTGCAACAAACATTCTGCACCGATCCGTGTGCCTGTAACGGCCTTACAGATGTCTTTGTACGTAAATGTACTTACACAGAAAAATACCTATTTTTTGACTACGAAACAATGCTTGTTGATGGAGTACATGTACCTATTTTAATAATAGCACACGATTTTGAtggaaataaatttgtttttaaagataACAACGAGTTTTGCCAATGGTTCATTTCTGAGAAGCACCGTGCATACACGGCGATTGGACACAACGCTAAAGGTTACGACTcctattttattttgaagtactgcgtaaataacacaataaaaccCTATACTATTTACAGTGGTTCCAAGCTGATGCTGTTAACAATACCGCACCTTGCTTTAAAAATTATAGATAGCTCTAATTTTGTCTGTGGACCATTAGCAGGTTTCCCTAAAACTTTTGGTTTGACCGAGTTGAAAAAAGGTTATTTTCCTCATTATTTTAACAAACTAGAAAACCATTCATACATTGGACCACTCCCTGACACATCTTATTACAGTCCAAATacaatgaagccctcacaaagaGAAACCTTTTTAAAATGGCATGCTGAGCGCGTGCAAGAAGCATATGTATTTGATTTTCAAAAAGAACTTCATGCTTATTGTGACTCTGATGTCGATATTTTGCGACGTGGTTGTTTAGAACTTCGTAAAGAATTTTTAACCATTGCCAATATTGATTGTTTTCAGTACGTTACGATAGCTAGTACATGTTTAGCCATTTACCGGTCAAAATATTTACCCCGCAATCAAATAGCAGTTGTTGAAAAAGAACATAAGGACGTGTACAGCTCTGCAGCCGTTTCATGGCTATCACAGTTTCCAGGCGTGCAACATGCACTCAACGGTGGAGAAGTAACAATTTGTGGAGCAAAAGTTGATGGGTACTGTAAAGAATCGAATACTGTATACCAGTTTCATGGTTGTTTTTGGCACGGGCATCCCTCGTGTTTTTCGTCGGATATTGTACACCCTGTAAATAACGAAACAATGGGTGACTTATATGAACACACGTTACGAAGAACCCAACAGCTCAAAGATGCCGGCTACAAAGTAGTCGAGATTTGGGAGTGTCAGTGTGCAGCAGTACCAACACACATACCTAAACCTTTGAACCCCCGTGACGCTTTTTACGGTGGCCGAACAAATGCAACCAAATTACTGGTTTACGGTAAAAAACTCCGGTATATAGATGTCGTGTCTCTCTATCAAACATTCCAATATTATGACGCTTATCCGGTGGGTCATCCTCTTAAGATCTACAATCCTGTTGCTTATGATTTTTCGTGGTTTGGTCTTATTCAGTGCACTGTTCTTCCCCCTAGACGGTTGTATCACCCTGTATTACCGCTAAGAACAACAAAGCTATTGTTTCCTCTCTGCAAACAATGCATTGAAGACATGCCAGACACGTGTCTTCATACGGATTCTCAAAGAATGTTTTCAGGAACATGGACAACGTTGGAGATGAAGAAAGCTTTGGAAAAAGGCTATCAAATCACCAGTATTAGCGAGGTGTGGCACTTTGAGCAAACAACTAGGGAGTTGTTTAAAGGATACGTAAAGGactttatgaaaataaaattagaaagtaGTCCACATACTTGTACATCAAACGACGAATATGCTCTGACTGTGAAAACGCAAATGGGAATAGATTTAGATCTGTCTAAAATCTCTGTTAACCCAGGTAGAAGAGAGGTTGCTAAACTCTGTCTAAACAGTCTATGGGGTAAATTCGGCCAACGAGTGAATTTGTCCCAGACCGAATATATCACTAACTGCAAACGATGGTATGAGATACTATTGGATGACACACTAGATATTACTAACTGTTTATTCTTTGATAACGACATGGCTCAGGTAACATTTTGCGTGAAAGAACAGTTTGTGGAAAAATCTAAGGATACAAATGTTTTTATTGCAGCGTTTACAACTGCCAATGCTCGCTTAAGGTTGTACAACATGCTCGAAAAACTGGACGAAGCAGTTGTCTATTTCGATACGGATTCTGTAGTGTACATTGATGATGGTCTTAACACAGTCGAAACGGGTGAACTGTTGGGTGATTGGTCAGACGAATTACCGGTCGATGACTATATCATTGAATTTTTTTCCACTGGCCCTAAGTCTTACACTTTTAAGACAAAGCTAGGCCGCGAAGTAACTAAAATTAAAGGGTTTACACTAAACTATGAAAATTCTTTATATCTAAATCGCGACGTTCTGGTTGATATAATTACTGAAAAATTAGACAATACTGttttatattatgatcaaatatGTAGAGACGTGCATACTAAAAATATAGTTACTACCGAGAGAGTCTCTAAGACATTCCGCATGGACTATAACAAACGTAGACCATTACcagaaaataacagaataatagacACGCTACCCCGGGGGTTCTAA